A genomic stretch from uncultured Cohaesibacter sp. includes:
- a CDS encoding phosphoglycerate dehydrogenase codes for MVKVLTTSPGFGKHGRVPDEIAAHGWDLVRCDDTSKPDGGVSEQIADAEILVVGLVPVTADTLVGADNLKAVIKHGVGVDNIDIPACTAQNLPVCNTPAANADAVAELAVGFMYAMARFIPQGHVCVTGGKWERRVGTQLGGKTLGIVGLGNIGKRLAKLAIGVGMKVVATDPYADMAFASENSIEILSLEELLGKSDYVSLHIFGGKDNAALINSDTIAKMKPGAKLINLARGEVVDLDAVAAALESGQLGGVAIDAYVTEPPEISHPVFSHPNAIFTPHSGADTKEAVENVGLMVIEDIATIMQSGMPKRCLNASDLK; via the coding sequence ATGGTTAAGGTACTCACCACTTCACCCGGCTTTGGCAAACATGGCCGGGTGCCAGATGAAATCGCTGCACACGGGTGGGATCTTGTGCGCTGCGATGACACCTCCAAACCGGATGGTGGCGTTTCCGAACAGATCGCAGATGCTGAAATCCTTGTTGTGGGTCTCGTTCCGGTCACGGCGGATACGCTGGTTGGTGCAGACAATCTCAAGGCTGTCATCAAACACGGGGTAGGGGTCGACAATATCGACATACCCGCCTGCACCGCTCAAAACCTGCCGGTTTGCAATACGCCTGCCGCAAATGCGGACGCTGTTGCAGAGCTTGCCGTTGGTTTCATGTATGCCATGGCCCGTTTCATCCCGCAGGGGCATGTCTGTGTGACTGGTGGTAAATGGGAACGGCGTGTTGGTACCCAGCTTGGCGGCAAAACGCTCGGCATTGTGGGCCTTGGTAACATCGGCAAGCGCCTTGCCAAACTGGCTATCGGCGTTGGCATGAAGGTTGTCGCAACCGATCCTTATGCTGACATGGCTTTTGCAAGTGAGAACAGCATCGAGATCCTGTCCCTCGAAGAGCTTTTGGGTAAGTCGGACTATGTGTCCCTGCATATCTTTGGCGGCAAGGACAACGCGGCCCTGATCAACAGCGACACCATCGCCAAGATGAAGCCGGGCGCAAAACTGATCAACCTTGCCCGCGGCGAAGTTGTTGATCTGGATGCTGTAGCAGCGGCTCTGGAAAGCGGACAGTTGGGCGGCGTTGCCATTGATGCTTATGTAACGGAACCGCCTGAAATTTCACATCCGGTCTTTAGCCATCCCAATGCGATCTTTACCCCTCATTCGGGTGCCGACACAAAGGAAGCCGTTGAGAATGTAGGCCTGATGGTTATCGAAGATATCGCCACTATCATGCAGAGCGGCATGCCGAAACGGTGCCTCAATGCCAGCGACCTTAAATAG
- a CDS encoding dihydrodipicolinate synthase family protein, with product MTKEAYVALVTCFNEDETLNYEATRAQVRRQIAAGNNILCAGTNGDFSALTFDEKVRLTDEVVSEAKGKCKVIVNAGMPATFETVKLAKEFDRIGVDGIAVIAPFFIACTQDGLERHYLTVADAVNTPIYLYDIPARTQNHIEPETARKLSSHPNIAGIKDSGGQQETLEAYMQVGKEVEGFDVYSGPDHLVHWALKNGAAGCISGLGNVMPEVLAKIVSCFNAGDEAGAAAAQEIYGNFRKDLYGLGFPPAMVKRALWVMDHSVGASRQPALLPDPEQDKQVEALLKKYELIK from the coding sequence ATGACCAAAGAGGCATATGTTGCACTCGTCACATGCTTTAACGAAGACGAGACACTCAATTACGAAGCAACCCGCGCCCAGGTACGTCGGCAAATCGCAGCAGGGAACAATATCCTATGTGCAGGAACAAACGGCGATTTCTCAGCTCTTACCTTTGACGAAAAGGTTCGCCTGACTGACGAAGTGGTTTCCGAAGCCAAAGGCAAATGCAAGGTCATCGTCAATGCGGGCATGCCGGCAACATTCGAAACGGTCAAGCTTGCCAAGGAATTTGACCGTATCGGTGTTGATGGCATCGCGGTCATTGCTCCTTTCTTCATTGCCTGTACGCAGGACGGCCTTGAACGCCACTATCTGACCGTCGCAGACGCTGTAAACACTCCAATCTATCTCTATGACATCCCGGCGCGTACCCAGAATCACATCGAGCCGGAAACCGCACGCAAGCTTTCCTCCCATCCCAACATTGCCGGCATCAAGGATTCCGGTGGCCAGCAGGAAACGCTGGAAGCTTATATGCAGGTCGGCAAGGAAGTGGAAGGCTTTGATGTTTATTCCGGCCCAGACCATCTCGTGCACTGGGCTCTGAAAAACGGCGCGGCTGGTTGCATCTCCGGCCTGGGCAACGTAATGCCTGAAGTGCTTGCAAAGATCGTTTCCTGCTTCAATGCGGGTGACGAAGCGGGCGCAGCCGCAGCGCAGGAAATTTACGGCAATTTCCGTAAAGATCTTTATGGCCTCGGCTTCCCTCCAGCCATGGTGAAACGTGCCCTATGGGTGATGGACCACTCCGTTGGTGCGTCCCGCCAGCCCGCCCTGCTGCCAGACCCTGAGCAGGACAAACAGGTTGAAGCCCTTCTCAAAAAATATGAGCTGATCAAATAA
- a CDS encoding tripartite tricarboxylate transporter permease, with product MDTLSYLAPLLDFEVLWTIALGTLGGLIIGALPGLTATMGVALLIPLTFSMTPVMGLNMLIGIYIGGIYGGCVSSILLRTPGTPASAATVLDGYPLAQKGQAGKALGMATIASTIGGLIAAVVLATLAPQLASVALEFGAPEYFALALFGLTIIASLSGDLVKGAISGLLGILISCVGADPISGVMRYTFGINGFASGFAFTPALIGLFALSEVFTQLERLSTNEDAIVTDVTGRWPSMQEMKESASALIRGSLIGTFIGIVPGTGSGTASWISYNEARRSSKTPEKFGTGHVPGVAATESANNAVCASALIPLLALGVPGDVVTAVLMGGLMIQGLAPGPMLFQTNPDVVVGIFGGTFIATIFMFIFGMALIPLFSKILMVPRRMLTISIVIFCFIGSFSINLNHVDLLTMVGFGVLGWGMQKFGFSQAALCIALILGPMMESNLRRGLLQTGDNVIEFISGPITLLFIGLTILSLGWPFISKAIANSKNSKQATNPTE from the coding sequence ATGGACACGCTTTCCTATCTCGCACCCCTCCTTGACTTTGAAGTGCTTTGGACCATTGCTCTGGGCACTTTGGGCGGGTTGATAATCGGCGCCCTGCCTGGCCTGACTGCCACAATGGGTGTTGCCCTGCTCATTCCTCTCACCTTCAGCATGACGCCCGTCATGGGGCTTAACATGTTGATTGGTATCTATATTGGTGGCATCTACGGTGGGTGCGTCTCGTCCATTCTCCTAAGAACACCCGGCACACCAGCCTCTGCGGCCACGGTTCTGGATGGATATCCTCTTGCCCAAAAAGGGCAGGCGGGCAAGGCTTTGGGCATGGCGACCATTGCCTCCACCATTGGCGGCCTAATCGCAGCCGTCGTGCTCGCAACGCTTGCCCCGCAGCTTGCCAGTGTTGCACTCGAATTCGGCGCTCCTGAATATTTCGCGCTAGCTCTTTTTGGTCTGACCATCATTGCATCGCTCTCCGGCGATCTGGTGAAAGGTGCAATTTCCGGCTTACTCGGCATCCTGATTTCATGTGTCGGAGCAGATCCGATTTCCGGCGTTATGCGCTACACCTTCGGCATCAACGGCTTTGCATCGGGCTTTGCCTTTACGCCGGCACTGATCGGCTTGTTCGCATTGTCGGAAGTCTTTACCCAGCTCGAACGTCTGTCTACCAATGAGGATGCAATCGTTACGGATGTGACTGGGCGCTGGCCGTCCATGCAGGAAATGAAAGAGAGCGCCTCTGCGCTGATCCGAGGTTCCCTGATCGGCACCTTTATCGGCATCGTCCCGGGCACCGGCTCAGGCACGGCATCTTGGATTTCCTATAACGAAGCCCGCCGTTCTTCCAAAACGCCGGAAAAATTCGGCACAGGGCATGTGCCCGGCGTTGCCGCAACCGAAAGCGCCAACAACGCAGTTTGTGCCTCGGCCCTTATCCCGCTCCTGGCTCTGGGTGTGCCCGGTGACGTGGTGACTGCCGTTCTCATGGGCGGCTTGATGATCCAGGGGCTCGCGCCCGGACCGATGCTCTTCCAGACCAATCCTGACGTTGTCGTCGGCATCTTCGGCGGTACCTTCATCGCAACGATCTTCATGTTCATCTTCGGTATGGCGCTTATTCCGCTCTTCTCGAAGATCCTGATGGTTCCGCGCAGAATGCTCACGATCTCCATCGTTATCTTCTGCTTTATCGGCTCCTTCTCGATCAACCTCAATCATGTCGATTTGCTGACGATGGTAGGCTTCGGTGTCCTTGGCTGGGGAATGCAGAAATTCGGCTTCAGTCAGGCGGCTCTATGTATCGCCCTTATTCTCGGCCCGATGATGGAATCCAACCTACGCCGCGGTCTACTGCAGACCGGTGACAATGTGATCGAGTTCATCTCCGGCCCCATTACCCTTCTGTTTATTGGCCTCACAATTCTGTCGCTTGGCTGGCCATTCATTTCCAAGGCTATTGCGAATTCCAAGAATTCCAAGCAAGCCACAAACCCAACGGAGTAA
- a CDS encoding tripartite tricarboxylate transporter substrate binding protein: MKKSLLTLSVAAAAVMAAGTVFAADFPARPIQVIVPYSAGGSTDLSLRVFADIFEKNFEGKQMVIRNQPGGGGAIGTSAAVHGRPDGYTLGAAAQGPIAIKPHIGGTDYQVDDFSFVGLFARSLQVMVACKDAPFTDYDSFVDYAKSKKPQVGNSGAGGANQVSAEAFAAAAGIKIESIPFQGSSKARTACIGGHIDAMVASPAEAKAASDAGQMTPLFVMEDKRIDLFPDTPTAVEKGIDFTWSSWKGLIAPKNVDPAALAWLRDAVKTVATDPAFIQKMTDMGEFVTYEDADTFEKRVRNDSEVAKKVLTDLGMLGMNK, translated from the coding sequence ATGAAAAAATCCCTATTGACCCTTTCCGTCGCAGCTGCCGCTGTTATGGCTGCAGGTACAGTCTTCGCCGCTGACTTCCCTGCTCGTCCTATCCAGGTTATTGTCCCTTACTCTGCCGGTGGGTCCACCGACCTTTCTTTGCGCGTGTTCGCTGACATATTCGAAAAGAATTTCGAAGGCAAACAGATGGTTATCCGTAACCAGCCAGGTGGTGGCGGTGCTATCGGCACGTCGGCTGCGGTTCATGGGCGTCCGGATGGCTACACCCTAGGCGCAGCAGCTCAAGGCCCCATCGCCATCAAACCGCATATCGGTGGTACGGATTATCAAGTAGACGATTTCAGTTTCGTTGGTCTGTTTGCGCGCTCCCTGCAGGTTATGGTTGCCTGTAAAGACGCACCATTTACCGACTATGACAGCTTCGTTGACTATGCAAAATCCAAGAAGCCTCAGGTTGGCAACTCCGGTGCAGGTGGTGCAAACCAGGTTTCTGCCGAAGCTTTCGCTGCAGCCGCTGGTATCAAGATCGAGTCCATCCCATTCCAGGGCTCTTCCAAAGCGCGTACGGCCTGCATTGGCGGCCATATCGACGCAATGGTTGCTTCCCCGGCTGAAGCAAAGGCTGCTTCCGATGCGGGTCAGATGACGCCTCTCTTCGTCATGGAAGACAAACGCATCGACCTGTTCCCGGACACCCCAACTGCAGTTGAAAAGGGCATCGACTTCACCTGGTCTTCCTGGAAAGGGCTGATTGCTCCGAAGAATGTAGATCCAGCCGCGCTGGCATGGTTGCGTGACGCAGTGAAGACAGTCGCTACCGACCCTGCATTCATTCAGAAAATGACTGATATGGGTGAGTTCGTAACCTACGAAGACGCTGACACTTTCGAAAAGCGCGTGCGCAACGACAGTGAAGTTGCCAAGAAGGTGCTGACAGACCTCGGCATGCTGGGCATGAACAAGTAA
- a CDS encoding tripartite tricarboxylate transporter TctB family protein: MSTVSEPKSDMWIGSGLLIFCAISAWLTLDIKSGMSSSVAGPSMVPWIMIGGTALLSLLLIFRAKAQRGGGEDKTISMPDAHTLLIMLAFVLLLVAYAIAFYPIGYIPATLVTFFVGLWLLGERRWLVFALFPVIMTLAVYYGFTELLSVWLP; encoded by the coding sequence ATGTCGACAGTATCGGAACCCAAAAGCGATATGTGGATTGGCAGTGGCTTGCTGATCTTTTGCGCCATCTCGGCCTGGCTTACGCTGGACATCAAAAGCGGCATGAGCAGTTCTGTTGCCGGCCCGTCCATGGTCCCGTGGATCATGATTGGCGGCACTGCACTCTTGTCACTTCTTTTGATTTTCCGCGCCAAAGCTCAGCGCGGAGGAGGCGAAGACAAAACCATTTCCATGCCTGATGCGCACACCTTGCTCATCATGCTGGCCTTTGTGCTCCTGCTGGTCGCCTACGCAATCGCGTTCTATCCAATCGGCTATATTCCGGCTACACTCGTGACCTTTTTCGTTGGTCTCTGGTTGCTTGGTGAAAGACGCTGGCTCGTCTTTGCCTTGTTCCCGGTCATCATGACACTCGCCGTCTATTATGGCTTCACAGAACTTCTTTCGGTTTGGCTGCCATAA